A genome region from Amblyraja radiata isolate CabotCenter1 unplaced genomic scaffold, sAmbRad1.1.pri scaffold_433_ctg1, whole genome shotgun sequence includes the following:
- the LOC116969948 gene encoding golgin subfamily B member 1-like has product MQQRWKLRGISQQPKLMLSSKDAEFSKLVSSKDSDISDYLVEIQQQHRKQIDDYEKNLRILQQDNQKGARAMKELEIQLVKVRKEKDKAVSQTGAFTKSMASLQDDRGRMLSEYTELEQWHLDMHCQKHRIIQESAAENNELKQEIGNVLNQMDDLNSDNALLKAQLVQYRGELNQVLSLKDNQLKQKQQQQIKNLENEKSIFKEQWKVAQGPLKQSNESPKSLQEENLQILEQLTELKAIGFQKEEDKNETNERQLIQVLQQQLKTKTLECEELKKEN; this is encoded by the coding sequence ATGCAGCAACGTTGGAAATTGAGAGGCATTTCCCAGCAGCCGAAGCTAATGTTGAGCAGTAAGGATGCAGAGTTCTCAAAGCTTGTGTCATCAAAAGACAGTGACATTTCTGACTATCTAGtggaaatccagcagcaacaTAGAAAGCAAATAGATGACTATGAAAAGAATTTGAGGATTCTCCAACAAGATAACCAGAAAGGAGCCAGAGCCATGAAAGAGCTGGAGATCCAACTTGTTAAGGTTAGGAAAGAAAAAGACAAAGCTGTTAGCCAGACGGGTGCCTTCACAAAATCGATGGCCTCCTTGCAAGATGACCGAGGCCGCATGTTATCAGAATATACGGAGCTGGAACAATGGCATCTCGACATGCATTGCCAGAAACATCGCATCATTCAGGAGAGTGCAGCTGAAAACAATGAACTGAAGCAAGAGATCGGAAATGTTCTCAACCAGATGGATGACCTTAATTCTGACAACGCGCTGTTAAAAGCACAGTTGGTTCAGTACAGGGGGGAGCTAAACCAGGTCCTGTCTTTGAAGGATAATCAGTTGAAGCAAAAGCAACAACAGCAAATTAAGAATCTTGAGAATGAGAAATCCATCTTCAAAGAGCAATGGAAAGTTGCACAAGGACCCCTTAAACAAAGTAATGAAAGCCCAAAGTCCTTGCAAGAAGAAAATCTGCAAATTTTGGAACAGCTTACAGAGCTCAAGGCTATTGGTTTCCAAAAAGAAGAGGataaaaatgaaacaaatgaGAGGCAATTAATTCAAGTGCTTCAGCAACAACTTAAAACTAAAACTCTGGAATGCGAAGAACTCAAAAAAGAAAACTAA